DNA sequence from the Phenylobacterium zucineum HLK1 genome:
TCGGCGGCGGCCTCGGCCACGAAGGCGACCAGCTCCTCCTTCTTCAGCGTCTTCACCCGCGGGTCGTCGACGCCCATGTCGTCCAGAAGCGAGAGCAGCTGCTTCTTGGGGTGGACGGAGAGGTAGTCGTTGTCCGGCGTCCAGTGCGCCGCGATGTCCGCCCCGCAGAGCTCGGCGATCTCGGCCGCCTCGGCCCGCGCGGACCGGCGCAGGCTGGTCGTCCGCTCCTCCCGAACATTGAGGCTGATGGCCACCAGCTCCGCCAGGAGGGCCATTCGCTCGCCGTGCGGCAGGCTCTCCACCCAGGCGATCGGGCGAAGGTTGGACGCCAGATAGGCGGCCCGGCGCTGGTCGAGCCGGCCCCGCACCTCCCCGTCGAGGGCGGGGATCGCGGGCGTCTGACCCCGCCGATAGCCGGTGGCGGAAATCACCAGCGCCGACTCGCCCTGATAGACTGGCCCATGAAGCGCAAGGTGCTTGAAGAGCTGCGCGATCAGGGCGACGAGCGCGGCGCCCGGGTTGTCGGCAAGGTCCCGGATCAAGCCCCGCGTCGCCACGTCGGTCCGCGTCTCATGCAGCGCATGGCTTGCGCCGTCCACCTCAACCTCGATCACCGGCACCTCGATGTCCGGCTCGTAGGGGGCGCCGGCCTCCGCCTGGTCGTCGGCCTCCTGCGCCTCGTCCTCTTCCGCCTCGTCGATCGCCGCCGGCGCGCCGAAGAACTCGGCCTTAACCCCGATGGCGCGGTCCGGCGCCAGCAAGACCGCGCCGAGCGTCAGGCGCTTCAGCGGCGCGGCGGCCACCTCCATCTTCGCCATCAGGGCCGGTAGGATCTTCGCGGCCGCGTCATCGCCGGCAAGGTCCTCTTCGTCGAGCGCAGCGAGGGCCTCGGCGGCCGCCCGGCGCGCCTCGGCGAGCCGCCCCTTGGTCGCCTCGTCCAAGTCGCCCGGGTAGACATAGGGCAGCGTCTCGAAGCCCTCCGGCGCACGGTAGCCGGTGTCGCGGCCGATGTAGACCGCCAGTCCGGCCGCCTTGAAGGCGTCCACGAGCGGCTGCGCCCGCCCGCGCCAAAGGTCCTGCAGCGTCTCCGGATCGAGCAGCCGTTCGGGCATCTCGCCGAAGAGGTCGGTCTCGACCCGCCCCCCCGCGGCCGTATACCGGTCGAGCCCCACCAAGGCGAACCGCTCGTCCTCGCTCGTCACCCGATCGGCGGCCAGCGCCTGATGCAGCTGGTATTCGTGGAAGTAGCCCTGCAGGGCGGTGGCGGCGAGCTCGCCCTGGGCCTTGCGGTCGGGCAGCCGGGCGAACAGGCGCACCTGCTTCAGCGTCAGGGCGCCCTTTCGGTACGCCTTCAGGACATCGCCGTGGACATGGGCGAGCGCCTCGAGCCGCTTGATCTCCAGCTCGTCGTAGCCGAGCGCGCCGGCGATCGCGGCGGTGTCCATCTTCTTGCGACGCATCTTGCCGATGGCTTCGATGACGTCGGCCATGTGGACGGGCGCCCGCTCGACATTGGTGAGCATGGCCGCAGCCGCCTGGCTCTCCCGCGTCTCGAAGAGCTCGCACTTCACGGGGAACGATCCGTCGACCCGGCCGGTCTCCAGCAGGAGCTGCAGGGCGAAGAGGCGGCGGCGGCCGTCCAGCACCATGAAGGGCTTCTCGCCCTTGCGGCCGGGGCGGACGGCCAGCGGAATGACGACGTTGGCCGCGGCGATGGTGTCGGCCAGCTGCGGGACGCCTTGGTCGGCGGGCGTCTTGAAGCGGATGTTCTCCGGCGCGAGCGCCAGGTCCTGGAGCGGCACGTGAACCTGGCTGGCGGCGGGCGTTGGGGTGACGACGTCGGTCATGGGTTGGGTATCCAGCGCCGTGGGCGAGGGCCATCCTGCCCTTGGGCGCACCCTCCCCCGCCCTACCCTTCTGCTTTGTGGCGCCGGGCCCGCCCGTTCCCCGCGGCCTGGGCGAGGTCGTTCCAGTCACCGTGGGGTCGGGGCGGCAGCAGGATGCGAGCCTCGATCGTCGAGCTCTGGAGCGCTTCGGCGAGCTCCCGCGCCGAGCGCTCACCGTCCTTGCCGCGATCGGCGGCGATCCAGACGCTGCGCACGCCCTGCGGGGCGCGCCAGGAGCGCAGGTTGCGCGTCGACATCAGCGCCCAGCCGGGCCGGCCGAAGCGTTCGGTGGCCGACAGGACGGTGAAGACGCCTTCGCCGACGAGCAGGTCGCTCGCCACGGCGTCCAGCCGAACGGCCGAGCTCGGTTGGATCACCCCGATCGTCTTGCGCGGCAGGCGCAGCCGGCGCGTCCGCTGTCCATCGGCGTCCAGGTAGGTGACCTCGACGGCCGTCAGCTCGCCATTGGGGTTTCGGATCCCCGCGAGCAGCGCGGGCCGGGTCGGCGAGCGGCGACGGTACGCCGAGATCGGCGCGGCCGGATGATGCCGCAGCGCCTCCGGCCCCGGCGGGTCGCGTTTGACCTGACGGAGCTGGAGGTGCCGGGCGGAGAGCGTGCCGCCGATCGGGCGCGCCTCCTCCCAGAGGCGCTGGGCGGCCTCGATCCGGTCGCGGTCCGATGGCTCTGGGCGGCCTGGGCGCACCGCGCCCGACGCACCGCCCGCGTTCGGCCGATTCAGGTCGTCGATGAGGTTGCGCGCCCTCAAGTCGTCCAGGATCTCGCGCCAGTCGGCCCCATTGAAGGCGTGGACGAGCACCCGCCCATCCACCAGACGCAACGAGACAGACCGGTCATGGGCGCTATGCCCGGGCGCGGGGATATTGGCGCGCAGCCCCCGCGCGTAGAGGTCG
Encoded proteins:
- a CDS encoding toprim domain-containing protein, which gives rise to MSLNAIVAALGGDLYARGLRANIPAPGHSAHDRSVSLRLVDGRVLVHAFNGADWREILDDLRARNLIDDLNRPNAGGASGAVRPGRPEPSDRDRIEAAQRLWEEARPIGGTLSARHLQLRQVKRDPPGPEALRHHPAAPISAYRRRSPTRPALLAGIRNPNGELTAVEVTYLDADGQRTRRLRLPRKTIGVIQPSSAVRLDAVASDLLVGEGVFTVLSATERFGRPGWALMSTRNLRSWRAPQGVRSVWIAADRGKDGERSARELAEALQSSTIEARILLPPRPHGDWNDLAQAAGNGRARRHKAEG
- a CDS encoding ParB/RepB/Spo0J family partition protein, producing MTDVVTPTPAASQVHVPLQDLALAPENIRFKTPADQGVPQLADTIAAANVVIPLAVRPGRKGEKPFMVLDGRRRLFALQLLLETGRVDGSFPVKCELFETRESQAAAAMLTNVERAPVHMADVIEAIGKMRRKKMDTAAIAGALGYDELEIKRLEALAHVHGDVLKAYRKGALTLKQVRLFARLPDRKAQGELAATALQGYFHEYQLHQALAADRVTSEDERFALVGLDRYTAAGGRVETDLFGEMPERLLDPETLQDLWRGRAQPLVDAFKAAGLAVYIGRDTGYRAPEGFETLPYVYPGDLDEATKGRLAEARRAAAEALAALDEEDLAGDDAAAKILPALMAKMEVAAAPLKRLTLGAVLLAPDRAIGVKAEFFGAPAAIDEAEEDEAQEADDQAEAGAPYEPDIEVPVIEVEVDGASHALHETRTDVATRGLIRDLADNPGAALVALIAQLFKHLALHGPVYQGESALVISATGYRRGQTPAIPALDGEVRGRLDQRRAAYLASNLRPIAWVESLPHGERMALLAELVAISLNVREERTTSLRRSARAEAAEIAELCGADIAAHWTPDNDYLSVHPKKQLLSLLDDMGVDDPRVKTLKKEELVAFVAEAAAERQWAPSVLSWNAAPPSDDVPDAEAASDSDAPEDRPGDGLAEQAAA